A DNA window from Impatiens glandulifera chromosome 7, dImpGla2.1, whole genome shotgun sequence contains the following coding sequences:
- the LOC124944915 gene encoding tRNase Z TRZ3, mitochondrial, translated as MPQLPSLRLLLSSASYQTSPLKFSSFSNLFRPRSSPSFRRRTIFTSSASYPNRHRDKPSSRPLNLSRRKGSSSMDDIEDNGSIGFNKRRAEGKDKSDLPKKTLKLKDAKLNPVNTICYLQVLGTGMDTQDTSPSVLLFFDKQRFIFNAGEGLQRFCTEHKIKLSKIDHIFLSRVCSETAGGLPGLLLTLAGIGEEGMSVNVWGPSDLNYLVTAMRSFIPGASMVNTKTFEMSESTEPEIVVENEVVKISVILLQPDPVVGQNTKNDNHLLSKAGDISAIYVCELPEIKGKFYPEKAIALGLKPGPKYRQLQLGQSVKSDRKNIMVHPSDVMDPSIPGPIVLVVDCPTVYHLGEIAYTESLQSFYGGISKTVNCIIHLSPLSVVNTDEYQFWMTRFVGAQHIVAGHQPKNVEIPILKSSAKIAAWLNYLCPQFFPSPGIWSLQKQEGSYSKASNEDPSSEPCKTISAENLLKFWLRPSSQFGLDRSGVPSLASTSDVIKELFSEIPDIESVAKQISKFWDLEKDKEEDMVEEPWLSEEDDVLPSCLEDISREEMEIVLLGTGSSQPSKYRNVSAVFINLFSKGSLLFDCGEGTLGQLKRRFGLEGADKAIRGLRFIWISHIHADHHTGLARILALRRDLLKDEPHAPIVVIGPRQLKRYLDAYQRLENLDMLFLDCQNTEDSTNDGQKDVDSNLFTRGSPMRSYWKRLNGGIANEIASSIMNDLEKTLKEAGLESLVSFPVVHCPQSYGVALKASNRVNCDGKVIPGWKIVYSGDTRPCPQLVKASRGATVLIHEATFEDGMGHEAIAKNHSTTKEAIEVGDLAGVYRIILTHFSQRYPKIPVFDETHMHKTSIAFDLMSVNLADLPMLPKVLPFLKLLFKDEMIAVDDESEDVVLADAGRL; from the exons ATGCCCCAATTGCCGTCTTTGCGCCTCCTACTCTCCTCCGCCAGTTATCAAACATCTCCTCTCAAATTCTCTTCTTTCTCAAATCTCTTCCGACCCAGATCTTCTCCAAGTTTCCGGCGACGCACTATTTTCACTTCCTCCGCTTCTTATCCCAATAGACACAGAGACAAACCCAGTTCTCGTCCCCTTAATCTAAGTCGTCGAAAAGGCAGTTCATCGATGGATGATATTGAGGATAATGGGTCTATTGGGTTTAACAAAAGGAGAGCTGAAGGTAAGGATAAGTCTGACTTGCCTAAGAAAACCCTCAAATTGAAAGACGCTAAACTTAATCCTGTCAATACAATTTGCTATCTTCAG GTTCTAGGAACTGGAATGGATACACAAGATACATCACCATCTGTTTTGCTCTTTTTTGACAAGCAAAGATTTATCTTTAATGCTGGAGAA GGATTACAACGCTTCTGTACAGAACACAAGATTAAACTGTCCAAG ATTGATCACATATTTTTATCTCGGGTCTGTTCAGAAACTGCAGGCGGCTTACCAG GTCTTCTATTGACATTAGCTGGAATTGGAGAAGAAGGAATGTCG GTTAATGTATGGGGTCCTTCGGATCTAAATTATCTCGTTACAGCAATGAGATCGTTTATTCCCGGTGCATCCATGGTTAACACTAAAACGTTCGAGATGAGTGAGTCAACAGAACCCGAAATCGTAGTGGAAAATGAGGTGGTGAAAATATCAGTCATTCTATTGCAGCCAGATCCAGTTGTAGGCCAAAACACGAAAAATGATAATCACCTTTTGTCAAAGGCTGGCGACATATCTGCCATTTACGTTTGCGAATTACCTGAAATAAAAGGGAAATTCTATCCGGAAAAAGCTATTGCTCTTGGCTTGAAACCCGGGCCCAAGTATCGCCAACTGCAATTGGGTCAGTCCGTGAAATCAGACCGAAAAAATATAATG GTTCATCCTAGTGATGTTATGGATCCTTCCATACCGGGTCCCATTGTACTTGTTGTCGACTGCCCGACAGTATATCATTTGGGAGAAATTGCATATACTGAATCCCTTCAAAGCTTTTATGGAGGTATATCGAAAACCGTTAACTGTATAATTCATTTGAGTCCCCTATCTGTAGTAAACACGGATGAGTATCAATTTTGGATGACGAGATTTGTCGGAGCCCAGCATATTGTGGCAGGACATCAACC TAAAAATGTTGAAATTCCGATTTTGAAGTCTAGTGCTAAGATTGCAGCTTGGCTCAATTATCTTTGTCCTCAGTTCTTTCCATCTCCAGGCATTTGGTCTCTTCAGAAACAGGAAGGGTCATATTCAAAGGCTTCAAATGAG GATCCTTCCTCGGAGCCTTGCAAAACTATTTCGGCTGAAAATCTTCTAAAG TTCTGGTTGCGGCCTAGTTCTCAGTTTGGTTTGGATAGATCCGGTGTTCCAAGTTTAGCTTCCACCTCAGATGTAATCAAAGAATTGTTTTCTGAGATTCCGGATATAGAATCTGTGGCGAAGCAGATTTCGAAGTTCTGGGATCTTGAGAAAGACAAGGAAGAAGACATGGTTGAAGAGCCGTGGTTGAGTGAAGAAGATGATGTTCTTCCTAGTTGTTTGGAAGATATATCAAGAGAAGAAATGGAGATTGTCCTTCTTGGAACCGGATCTTCTCAACCTTCAAAGTATCGAAATGTTAGTGCTGTCTTCATTAATCTTTTCTCAAAAGGAAGCTTGCTTTTCGATTGTGGTGAAGGAACTCTCGGCCAACTTAAACGAAG GTTCGGTCTTGAGGGTGCTGACAAGGCGATCAGAGGATTAAGATTCATATGGATCTCTCATATTCATGCGGATCACCATACGGGTTTAGCAAGAATTCTCGCACTCCGACGCGATTTATTAAAAGACGAACCACACGCACCTATAGTCGTCATAGGTCCTCGACAACTTAAGAGGTATTTGGATGCATACCAAAGGCTTGAAAATCTAGACATGCTATTTCTCGATTGTCAAAACACTGAAGATTCTACCAATGACGGTCAAAAAGATGTCGATTCAAATCTATTCACCCGTGGAAGTCCCATGAGGAGCTATTGGAAACGTCTGAATGGTGGTATTGCTAATGAAATTGCTTCGTCTATTATGAACGACTTGGAAAAGACTCTCAAAGAGGCGGGATTAGAAAGTTTGGTTAGCTTTCCTGTGGTTCACTGCCCTCAGTCTTACGGTGTTGCCTTGAAGGCCTCGAATAGGGTAAATTGCGACGGAAAAGTTATTCCAGGTTGGAAAATTGTTTATTCAGGCGATACTAGGCCTTGTCCCCAACTAGTTAAGGCTTCTCGAGGGGCTACGGTTCTTATACACGAG GCTACGTTTGAGGATGGAATGGGGCACGAGGCGATTGCGAAAAACCATAGTACGACAAAGGAAGCTATTGAAGTCGGGGATTTAGCAGGAGTATACAGAATTATCTTGACTCATTTCAGCCAACGGTATCCCAAGATTCCAGTTTTCGACGAAACCCACATGCACAAGACGAGTATAGCCTTTGATCTGATGAGCGTTAACCTAGCCGACCTTCCTATGCTCCCGAAAGTTCTCCCGTTTCTTAAACTCCTATTTAAAGATGAAATGATTGCCGTTGACGATGAATCCGAAGATGTTGTTCTTGCCGATGCTGGTCGATTATag
- the LOC124945606 gene encoding aquaporin TIP2-1-like has protein sequence MAGIAFGRFDDSFSGASIKAYLAEFISTLLFVFAGVGSAIAFNKVTSNGALDPAGLVAIAIAHGLALFVAVSVGANISGGHVNPAVTYGLAVGGQITIITGIFYWIAQLAGSIVACYLLKFVTADLAIPTHSLGSGVGVTEGVVMETVITFALVYTVYATAVDPKKGSLGTIAPIAIGFIVGANILAAGPFSGGSMNPARSFGPAVVSGDFKDNWIYWVGPLIGGGLAGVIYPNLFMNQQHVPLSSSDF, from the exons atggCTGGAATAGCTTTTGGACGATTTGATGATTCATTCAGCGGAGCCTCTATCAAGGCTTACCTTGCTGAGTTCATCTCCACCCTACTCTTCGTCTTCGCCGGAGTTGGCTCCGCCATTGCTTTCA ATAAGGTAACATCTAATGGTGCACTTGATCCGGCGGGATTGGTGGCGATTGCAATTGCACATGGATTAGCTTTGTTTGTGGCTGTTTCTGTCGGAGCTAATATCTCCGGCGGACATGTCAATCCGGCTGTTACTTATGGGTTGGCTGTTGGTGGTCAGATCACTATTATCACCGGAATATTCTATTGGATTGCTCAACTTGCTGGATCCATTGTTGCTTGTTATCTTCTTAAATTTGTCACTGCAGATTTG GCAATTCCAACCCATAGCTTAGGGTCAGGAGTGGGAGTGACAGAAGGAGTGGTGATGGAGACAGTAATAACGTTTGCATTGGTGTATACGGTGTACGCGACCGCAGTGGATCCCAAGAAGGGTTCATTAGGCACTATTGCTCCAATTGCAATCGGGTTTATTGTCGGAGCTAATATCTTGGCTGCCGGTCCATTCTCTGGTGGATCCATGAACCCGGCCCGATCATTTGGGCCTGCAGTTGTAAGTGGTGACTTTAAAGATAACTGGATTTATTGGGTTGGGCCTCTTATTGGTGGTGGGCTTGCTGGTGTTATTTATCCAAATCTCTTTATGAATCAACAACATGTCCCTCTCTCTTCTTCTGATTTCTAA